One Anolis carolinensis isolate JA03-04 chromosome 5, rAnoCar3.1.pri, whole genome shotgun sequence DNA segment encodes these proteins:
- the sinhcaf gene encoding SIN3-HDAC complex-associated factor, producing MFGFHKPKMYRSLDGCCICRAKSSSSRFTDSKRYEKDFQSCFGLHEARSGDICNACVLLVKRWKKLPTGSKKNWNHVVDARAGPSLKTTLKPKKMKSLPGNRIKSNQISKLQKELKRHNSDAHSTTSSASPAQSPCYSNQSDDGSDTEMSPGAGRTPVFSFLDLTYWKRQKVCCGIIYKGRFGEVLIDTHLFKPCCSNKKSPVEKPEPQGSQSPTISNQEEW from the exons ATGTTTGGCTTCCACAAACCGAAGATGTATCGGAGTTTAGACGGATGCTGCATTTGCAGAGCGAAGTCTTCCAGTTCTCGGTTCACTGACAGCAAGCGTTACGAAAAGGATTTCCAAAGCTGCTTTGG TCTGCATGAGGCCCGCTCAGGAGATATCTGCAATGCGTGTGTGCTTCTGGTAAAAAGATGGAAAAAGCTGCCAACCGGATCAAAAAAGAATTGGAATCAT GTGGTGGATGCGAGGGCTGGGCCAAGTCTCAAAACAACACTGAAGCCCAAGAAGATGAAAAGTCTTCCTGGCAACAGGATAAAAAGCAATCAGATAAGCAAGTTGCAGAAAGAGCTGAAGCGACATA aCTCTGATGCCCACAgcaccacttcaagtgcctctccAGCCCAGTCACCCTGCTATAGCAACCAATCGGATGATGGTTCAGACACTGAGATGAGCCCTGGTGCTGGCCGCACACCTGTTTTCTCTTTCTTAGATCTTACGTATTGGAAAAG ACAAAAAGTTTGCTGCGGAATTATTTACAAAGGCCGCTTTGGAGAAGTCCTTATAGACACTCACCTCTTCAAGCCCTGCTGCAGCAACAAGAAGTCTCCAGTCGAGAAGCCTGAGCCTCAAGGGTCCCAGTCTCCAACAATCTCCAACCAGGAAGAGTGGTGA